The following coding sequences lie in one Leptolyngbya sp. 'hensonii' genomic window:
- a CDS encoding zinc ABC transporter substrate-binding protein, producing the protein MGTRSCRLWGPMALAVILGGLTNCTVPSPDNQNRPASTPLSSVASSPQGLRVVVTTTILCDLTRRIAASTIDLTCLLKPGLDGHVYGATPADRKAIEDAQLILYSGYDFEPSLIKLIKATSNPAVKVAVAEKAIPKPLLGEAQDHGHGHEEAEPGEKDEVAAKVPDPHVWQNAENGAQMVRVIQTELSQLVPEQANLYSQNAQTLEAELTQIHRWIKAQIATIPPSARKLVTTHDAMEYYATAYNIPVKGALQGISTEEKPSAGRIRELVENVKASQVPTIFVEIVVNPKLIEAVAREAGVKVSDRALFSDSLGEPESGASTYVTMMIANTQTIVEGLGGKFTPFQPKATP; encoded by the coding sequence ATGGGTACTCGATCCTGTAGGCTCTGGGGGCCTATGGCTCTGGCTGTTATCTTGGGCGGATTGACCAATTGTACGGTCCCATCCCCTGACAACCAGAACCGTCCGGCCTCAACGCCTCTTTCCTCCGTGGCCAGCTCTCCTCAGGGGTTGAGGGTTGTGGTGACCACCACAATTCTCTGTGACCTGACCCGACGCATTGCAGCCAGTACAATTGACCTGACCTGTCTGCTCAAACCGGGCTTGGATGGACACGTCTATGGGGCCACCCCTGCAGATCGGAAGGCGATCGAAGATGCCCAACTCATTCTCTACTCCGGGTATGACTTTGAACCCAGCCTGATCAAACTGATCAAGGCCACCTCTAATCCAGCGGTCAAGGTGGCTGTGGCAGAAAAAGCGATCCCAAAACCCCTTCTGGGTGAAGCGCAGGATCACGGGCATGGGCATGAGGAAGCTGAGCCTGGAGAAAAGGACGAGGTGGCAGCCAAAGTTCCGGACCCCCATGTCTGGCAGAATGCAGAAAACGGCGCACAGATGGTGCGGGTGATTCAAACAGAGTTGTCTCAACTGGTGCCGGAACAGGCCAATCTGTATAGCCAGAATGCTCAAACTTTGGAGGCCGAGTTGACCCAAATTCATCGCTGGATTAAGGCGCAAATTGCCACGATTCCACCCTCTGCCCGGAAACTGGTGACCACCCATGATGCGATGGAGTATTATGCTACCGCCTACAACATTCCTGTCAAGGGGGCATTGCAGGGGATCAGCACTGAGGAAAAACCATCGGCAGGTCGGATCAGGGAACTGGTAGAGAACGTGAAAGCCAGCCAGGTGCCGACAATTTTTGTCGAGATTGTAGTCAATCCTAAGCTGATTGAGGCTGTCGCCAGGGAGGCTGGGGTCAAAGTCTCCGATCGTGCCCTTTTCTCCGATAGCCTGGGGGAACCAGAGTCTGGAGCCAGTACCTATGTCACGATGATGATTGCCAATACCCAGACGATCGTGGAAGGTCTGGGGGGTAAGTTTACACCTTTCCAGCCCAAAGCAACCCCATGA
- a CDS encoding cupin domain-containing protein, with translation MNSSNLPADDQAPPPSPADRLLQLELQEGIGKLFYASCDPTTHDLLSKCQWGFRASNTGLTLEICCSDAGIYQTIHQMKTQMIQVLKALFIEDPQIHIDLPAQPAAPIAPTPAFFQATISCSLAEQITYRDQDIHQVPLAKDQRGQFSLICISAGDDIPTHSTTQGTAIYVLEGQGKLEQGGQPISLQPGSFAYVPPKTTHTLKAIENLALLCAWI, from the coding sequence ATGAACTCCTCCAATTTGCCTGCAGATGATCAAGCACCGCCCCCTTCCCCAGCCGATCGATTGCTACAGTTGGAGTTACAAGAAGGGATCGGAAAGCTGTTTTATGCATCCTGCGACCCAACCACCCATGATCTGCTGTCAAAGTGTCAGTGGGGCTTCAGGGCTTCCAATACAGGGCTAACGTTAGAAATCTGCTGTTCTGATGCTGGAATCTATCAGACTATTCACCAAATGAAAACGCAGATGATCCAGGTTCTGAAAGCGTTGTTCATTGAGGATCCCCAAATCCATATTGATCTCCCAGCGCAACCAGCAGCACCCATAGCACCAACTCCTGCCTTTTTTCAAGCTACAATTTCCTGTTCCTTAGCGGAGCAAATTACCTATCGGGATCAGGATATTCATCAAGTTCCGCTGGCCAAAGATCAGCGAGGACAATTCTCGTTAATTTGCATTTCCGCTGGGGACGATATTCCCACCCATTCGACCACACAAGGGACTGCGATTTACGTTCTGGAAGGGCAGGGCAAGCTGGAGCAGGGGGGGCAGCCCATCTCGCTGCAACCTGGGAGCTTTGCCTATGTTCCCCCTAAAACAACCCATACCTTGAAGGCGATCGAAAACCTGGCTTTGCTGTGTGCCTGGATTTAG
- a CDS encoding cupin domain-containing protein has product MVTSPTKLSGFTTQIHDHIAYIEAGVYRKIIAKDGQRQAVLVCLKAGTYLSKHTSSHDGFMIVIEGQGTFTLEGEETTLEAGVFISLPANTAHAIHAIANLAFLKVVDSHNDCQEHPPSAEGSP; this is encoded by the coding sequence ATGGTTACGAGTCCGACAAAATTGAGTGGATTCACCACCCAGATTCATGATCACATTGCGTACATTGAAGCAGGGGTATACCGTAAAATTATTGCTAAGGATGGGCAACGTCAGGCTGTTTTGGTCTGTCTTAAAGCAGGCACTTATTTGAGCAAACATACCTCATCCCACGATGGGTTTATGATTGTAATTGAAGGCCAGGGAACCTTCACCCTGGAGGGAGAAGAAACTACCCTGGAAGCAGGTGTGTTTATTTCCCTACCAGCCAACACAGCTCATGCTATCCATGCGATCGCCAATTTGGCCTTTCTCAAAGTGGTGGATAGTCACAATGACTGTCAGGAGCATCCCCCATCTGCAGAGGGTAGCCCCTAA
- a CDS encoding NAD-binding protein, with translation MLPLEPPSPSKTAADLFIVCGLGSLGQYTVANIKTFAFQEKIQGNTRDYQIKVKGIDRQKPNAWEVHHLPEMLEALILGDCLDEEVLLQADIKNCRAILIVTDHESTNVETAILARKLNSQVRIVVRSSRQNLNQLLKHHLGDFEAFEPTELPATTFALEGLGQGTLGLFRIEDLKFRVLSQSIQPGDQRFENAIAARLHRKKYRLVSLLNSEQNSSEPGASESALFYQWQATTQIKAGDTVIYAELEEPSLTSHAAQPTHRDRVRRVWQWLQALLQEDWRTKVSKFWPWLQAQRTRFIIGIGLVTALLLWILGAVLLKFNVPGITWQRSWIVGIILLLGGYGDIFGGLEPSTVPFGVQIICLMITIVSLLFVLGVLGLIADNLLSSRLSFLSQRPRIPLQNHIILVGLGRVGRRVAAILQDFQQEIVGITNQPEDPDLLVGSPVFFGNIIQELEHVNLSTAKSIVVTTDDQMLNLEIALMAREVASQGNSQKDLAMKRTIGLVIRTYNQRFNENVSELLPDARVLCADALAGEVFAAAAFGENILGLFRSQNQTVLVTEYQITEGDTLEGKLLAQVAYGYGVVPVYYRKHSTVESGETLRMTFPPDDIRLKVGDTLVVLSSLRSLQRIERGDTTPPPNWLIYAEKPLNSASLFDAGNVLSNITGCNLIEARQFMDNLPGNIQLSLYEYQAYRLEEKLGRLLPIRLERI, from the coding sequence ATGTTGCCTCTGGAACCCCCATCCCCTTCTAAGACTGCAGCCGATCTATTTATCGTTTGTGGTTTGGGGAGCCTGGGACAATACACCGTTGCCAATATTAAGACGTTTGCCTTTCAGGAAAAAATCCAGGGAAACACCAGAGATTACCAGATTAAGGTGAAAGGAATTGACCGGCAAAAACCAAATGCTTGGGAAGTTCATCATCTGCCAGAAATGTTGGAAGCATTAATCCTGGGAGATTGTCTGGATGAGGAGGTTTTGCTTCAGGCAGACATTAAGAACTGTCGGGCTATTTTGATTGTGACAGACCATGAAAGTACGAACGTGGAAACAGCCATTCTGGCCCGGAAATTGAATTCCCAGGTGAGAATTGTGGTTCGATCGTCCCGGCAAAACCTGAACCAATTGCTGAAACATCATCTGGGGGACTTTGAGGCGTTTGAGCCCACTGAATTGCCTGCTACCACCTTTGCACTGGAAGGGTTGGGTCAGGGAACCTTAGGGCTGTTCAGAATTGAAGATCTGAAGTTTCGAGTTCTCAGCCAATCGATCCAGCCTGGTGATCAACGGTTCGAAAATGCGATCGCTGCCAGATTGCATCGGAAGAAATATCGATTGGTCAGTCTTTTAAATTCCGAGCAGAATTCGTCTGAACCCGGAGCATCCGAATCTGCCTTGTTCTACCAGTGGCAGGCAACGACGCAGATTAAGGCTGGCGATACCGTGATCTATGCCGAACTGGAGGAGCCTTCTCTCACGTCCCATGCCGCTCAACCGACCCATCGAGATCGGGTCAGGCGAGTTTGGCAATGGCTGCAAGCGTTGCTCCAGGAAGACTGGAGAACGAAGGTATCAAAGTTCTGGCCATGGCTACAGGCTCAAAGAACCCGATTCATCATTGGGATAGGATTGGTGACAGCCCTGCTACTCTGGATTCTTGGGGCGGTCTTACTCAAATTCAATGTGCCAGGTATCACCTGGCAACGATCGTGGATAGTTGGGATTATCCTGCTGCTGGGTGGCTATGGCGACATCTTTGGGGGATTGGAACCCAGTACGGTGCCTTTTGGGGTGCAGATTATTTGCTTGATGATCACGATCGTTAGCTTGCTGTTTGTCCTGGGTGTGTTGGGGTTGATTGCTGATAATCTGCTGAGTTCTCGCTTGTCCTTCCTCTCTCAACGACCTCGGATCCCCCTCCAAAACCACATTATCCTGGTGGGTTTGGGGCGAGTCGGGCGACGTGTCGCTGCGATCCTGCAGGATTTTCAGCAGGAGATTGTGGGAATTACGAATCAGCCTGAAGACCCTGATCTCCTGGTGGGTTCCCCTGTATTTTTTGGCAATATTATCCAGGAACTGGAACACGTCAATCTGTCAACAGCCAAAAGTATTGTGGTCACCACAGATGACCAGATGCTAAATCTGGAGATTGCGCTCATGGCCAGGGAAGTGGCATCCCAGGGCAATTCCCAGAAGGATCTCGCTATGAAGCGAACCATTGGCCTGGTTATTCGTACGTATAACCAGCGATTTAACGAAAACGTCTCTGAGTTACTCCCCGATGCCAGGGTTTTATGTGCTGATGCGCTGGCCGGGGAAGTTTTTGCGGCTGCCGCTTTTGGAGAAAATATCCTGGGGTTGTTTCGCAGTCAAAATCAAACCGTGCTGGTGACAGAATATCAGATTACGGAAGGGGATACTTTAGAGGGTAAATTGCTGGCCCAGGTTGCCTATGGGTATGGGGTAGTGCCTGTTTATTACCGGAAGCACAGTACTGTAGAGTCAGGCGAAACCTTAAGAATGACCTTTCCACCCGATGATATTCGGCTCAAAGTCGGAGATACCCTGGTAGTGCTTTCATCCCTGCGTAGTTTGCAGCGGATCGAGCGCGGGGACACCACCCCTCCTCCCAACTGGCTGATCTATGCTGAAAAACCCCTCAATTCAGCGTCCCTGTTTGATGCGGGTAATGTCTTGTCCAACATTACAGGTTGTAACCTGATCGAGGCGCGACAATTCATGGACAACTTACCTGGCAATATCCAGCTTTCCCTCTATGAATATCAGGCCTACCGCCTAGAGGAAAAGTTAGGCAGGCTGCTGCCAATCAGATTGGAGCGCATTTAG
- a CDS encoding molybdopterin-binding protein, producing the protein MKVSARNALKGTVKSVVTGVVNDEVTVEIAPGVEVVAMITKTSAENLSLAVGKEVYTVIKASDVMIAID; encoded by the coding sequence ATGAAAGTTAGTGCACGTAACGCCCTGAAGGGAACTGTGAAGTCTGTGGTGACAGGGGTTGTCAATGACGAGGTGACCGTGGAAATTGCTCCCGGTGTGGAAGTTGTGGCTATGATCACCAAGACTTCGGCTGAGAACTTAAGTCTGGCAGTTGGCAAGGAAGTGTACACGGTCATCAAAGCCTCAGATGTAATGATTGCTATCGATTAA
- a CDS encoding ion channel: MKRLQSLFIHYQRQRQKRSSRIHIRMQDGRFQIMGLGVWHSYWRDPYHLMLTIPWSGFLAIVVGVYIAINALFALAYMLGGDCIANAQPGSFLDQFFFSVQTLASIGYGAMYPKTIYAHSLVTIEAIVALVGIAVLTGLAFARFSRPTARVIFSQVAVITPYNNVPTLMFRAGNQRRNQILEAQLQVYLMRDEMSDEGHAMRRFYELKLLRNRTPSFTLSWTAMHPIDPESPLYGIDSTDLVRIRAAIVASLSGIDETVMQVIHARHTYAAQDILWNNRFVDIFHITPDGQTYLDYTHFHDALPLE; the protein is encoded by the coding sequence ATGAAACGGCTCCAGTCTTTATTCATTCATTACCAGCGTCAGCGGCAAAAGCGTTCTTCCCGAATTCATATCCGGATGCAGGATGGGCGGTTCCAAATTATGGGTTTAGGGGTCTGGCATTCCTACTGGCGGGATCCCTACCACCTGATGCTGACCATCCCCTGGAGTGGTTTTCTGGCGATCGTGGTGGGGGTCTACATTGCCATTAACGCCCTGTTTGCCCTGGCCTACATGCTGGGAGGAGATTGTATTGCGAATGCCCAGCCAGGATCATTTCTGGATCAGTTTTTTTTCAGTGTTCAGACCCTGGCCTCCATTGGGTATGGCGCAATGTATCCCAAAACAATTTATGCCCACAGCCTGGTCACGATCGAAGCGATCGTGGCCCTGGTTGGCATCGCTGTTTTGACAGGACTGGCCTTTGCCCGGTTTTCCCGGCCTACGGCGCGAGTGATATTCAGCCAAGTTGCAGTGATCACCCCCTACAACAATGTCCCAACTCTGATGTTCCGGGCTGGGAACCAGCGACGCAATCAGATTTTGGAGGCCCAACTCCAGGTTTATCTGATGCGGGATGAAATGAGTGACGAAGGGCATGCCATGCGGCGCTTCTATGAGCTGAAACTGCTCCGAAACCGCACCCCCAGCTTTACCCTCAGTTGGACTGCCATGCATCCCATCGATCCAGAGAGCCCGCTTTATGGGATTGACAGTACAGATCTGGTGCGGATAAGGGCTGCGATCGTGGCCTCTTTGAGCGGTATTGATGAAACGGTGATGCAGGTGATTCATGCCCGCCACACTTATGCTGCTCAGGACATTTTATGGAATAACCGCTTTGTCGATATCTTTCACATTACCCCTGACGGGCAAACCTATCTGGATTACACGCATTTCCACGATGCGCTGCCTCTGGAATAG